The proteins below are encoded in one region of Apostichopus japonicus isolate 1M-3 chromosome 22, ASM3797524v1, whole genome shotgun sequence:
- the LOC139963821 gene encoding torsin-1A-like yields MDIPGKNVPWIHILLLYFHIITASGKYHWYSSLHKPWCYKWECCNEKWVPRNYNELLSKLNSELFGQHLVHNVVYAAVKGHIDYQSAKPLVLSFHGTTGTGKNHVSQLIAKSWFLKGMESKFVHVYSGTKDFPYRSDQDIKRYKNRLQTEIKRETKNCKYSIFIFDEIDSFPAGLLNSIRSYLEHYPMVDGVDYRNTIFILLSNTGGNTLKDITFDFYRRGRDRKDIKLGETEKEMVIEVFNDKDTGFSRSRLIDTHLISHYIPFLPLERDHVRWCVRIEMIRRSMNPTQVDVIDEVLDELQFHGVDQMFSVKGCKNVAEKLSYVVTKRWMRDEL; encoded by the exons ATGGACATACCTGGCAAGAATGTCCCTTGGATACACATTTTACTGTTATACTTTCATATTATCACTGCGAGTGGAAAATATCATTGGTATTCGAGCCTTCACAAACCTTGGTGTTACAAATGGGAATGCTGCAATGAAAAGTGGGTTCCAAGAAACTACAACG AACTTCTATCCAAGCTGAATAGTGAGCTATTTGGACAACATCTGGTCCATAATGTGGTTTATGCAGCCGTTAAAGGCCATATTGATTACCAGTCAGCAAAACCACTTGTTCTTTCATTCCACGGTACTACTGGAACCGGCAAGAACCATGTCTCGCAGTTGATTGCAAAAAGCTGGTTCCTTAAGGGTATGGAAAGTAAATTTGTTCATGTTTACTCCGGCACCAAGGATTTTCCATATCGGTCAGATCAGGACATCAAGAGGTACAAG AATAGACTTCAAACAGAGATTAAGCGTGAAACGAAGAATTGCAAATattctatatttatatttgacGAAATAGACAGCTTTCCAGCCGGTCTGTTAAATTCCATACGATCATATCTGGAACATTATCCCATGGTTGATGGTGTGGACTATAGGAATACAATATTCATCTTGTTAAG CAATACAGGTGGCAATACTCTCAAAGACATCACGTTTGACTTTTACAGACGTGGCAGAGATCGGAAGGACATTAAGCTCGGAGAGACAGAAAAAGAAATGGTGATAGAGGTCTTTAACGATAAAG ATACGGGATTTAGCAGAAGTCGTTTGATAGATACTCACCTGATCAGCCATTATATACCGTTCCTGCCATTGGAGAGAGATCACGTCAGATGGTGCGTACGAATTGAGATGATTCGAAGAAGTATGAACCCGACCCAGGTCGATGTTATCGATGAAGTCTTAGACGAGTTACAGTTTCACGGTGTCGATCAAATGTTCTCAGTGAAAGGTTGCAAAAACGTTGCCGAAAAGTTGTCGTATGTGGTCACTAAGCGATGGATGAGAGATGAGTTGTAA
- the LOC139963718 gene encoding iron-sulfur cluster assembly 1 homolog, mitochondrial-like — MAALGRATVRAMKGGKRMIPSRAALVLTQSAVTKIKSLMQSEPEVIGLRVGVKTRGCNGLTYTLDYAKEKAKFDEEVKQDGVHVFIDSKAQLTLLGTEMDYIESKLTSEFVFNNPNIKGTCGCGESFNL, encoded by the exons ATGGCAGCGCTTGGCAGGGCGACGGTTCGGGCAATGAAGGGTGGCAAACGAATGATACCGTCACGGGCAGCCCTTGTGTTG ACACAGTCTGCAGTCACTAAAATAAAGTCACTAATGCAAAGTGAACCAGAAGTTATTGGACTAAGAGTTGGTGTCAAAACCAGAGGATGTAATGGACTCACTTACACTCTGGACTATGCAAAGGAGAAAGCTAAATTTGATGAAGAAGTGAAACAAGATG GAGTCCATGTGTTTATCGACTCAAAAGCTCAGCTAACACTGTTAGGTACAGAGATGGACTATATAGAGAGTAAACTAACCAGCGAGTTTGTTTTCAATAACCCGAACATTAAAGGAACATGCGGGTGTGGAGAGAGCTTCAACTTATAG
- the LOC139963717 gene encoding torsin-1A-like: MDCPSVLELLRVIVVVFGLRLVNCTDSVFSSEWNPYCWGFECCNEEWIVRDINALRGNLSSHLYGQHLVEDTLYRSLNGHVTYGSDKPLVFSFHGSCGTGKSFVSKLIAKSWFKLGIYSNFFNLMIGTKDFPFKSNSSMYKQYIQSKIEYQVRKCPHQLFVFEEVDSFPPGLLNALTPFLTSYDVVDGVDYRKSIFILISNTGQESINKLTKDNYIQKLSRESLTMKVMEEVLEEEIYQSSNTGLSNSKLIDKFYISYFLPFLPLEKTHVRKCIARTLRQRLGNSFQRDLVDDVMEELSFHDPDQNFSHKGCKNVDEKVNYILGRDVLKQKLEL; the protein is encoded by the exons ATGGATTGCCCTTCTGTTTTGGAGTTGCTGAGGGTAATCGTAGTGGTGTTTGGTCTTCGATTGGTCAATTGCACAGATTCAGTTTTCTCCAGCGAATGGAATCCATACTGTTGGGGATTCGAATGTTGCAATGAAGAGTGGATTGTACGTGATATAAATG CACTGAGAGGAAATCTTTCAAGTCATCTGTACGGTCAGCACCTTGTAGAAGACACTCTCTATCGTTcccttaacggtcatgtgacgTACGGCTCAGACAAACCGCTCGTTTTCTCCTTTCATGGAAGTTGTGGAACGGGAAAATCTTTTGTTTCGAAATTGATTGCCAAGAGTTGGTTCAAGCTCGGAATTTATAGCAATTTCTTCAACCTGATGATTGGGACGAAAGATTTCCCCTTTAAAAGTAATTCATCGATGTACAAG CAATACATTCAAAGCAAAATTGAGTATCAAGTTCGAAAGTGTCCCCATCAGCTGTTTGTATTCGAAGAAGTGGATTCCTTTCCACCAGGCTTGCTGAATGCCCTAACACCTTTCCTCACTTCATATGATGTTGTTGATGGTGTTGATTACAGGAAATCTATCTTTATTTTAATCAG CAATACAGGACAagaatcaataaataaattgacCAAGGATAATTACATCCAAAAGTTGTCTAGAGAATCTCTTACAATGAAAGTGATGGAGGAAGTGTTAGAAGAGGAAATCTACCAATCGTCAA ATACTGGATTAAGCAACAGTAAACTTATCGATAAGTTCTACATCAGTTACTTCTTGCCATTTTTACCGCTGGAGAAAACACACGTCAGAAAGTGTATAGCGAGGACTCTCAGGCAGAGACTCGGAAACTCGTTTCAGCGTGACCTCGTTGATGATGTCATGGAGGAATTGTCATTCCATGATCCTGATCAAAACTTTTCTCACAAAGGTTGCAAAAATGTAGATGAAAAGGTGAACTACATTTTAGGTAGGGATGTCCTTAAACAAAAGTTAGAGCTGTGA